In a single window of the Pyxidicoccus xibeiensis genome:
- a CDS encoding tRNA (5-methylaminomethyl-2-thiouridine)(34)-methyltransferase MnmD, with protein sequence MSAGPEAPVVNPRDGDFEVVTLRNGARAVRHLGHGEVMHPSVGPWQEALRLYVEQARLAERLRQPGPPLVIHDVGLGAATNAVAALTCARSLGAEQRRVLEVVSFEVDLAPLRLALADAAGFPFLQPFREAAEALMRDGLWEGEGMRWRLLLGDAVPFLDGALPVADLVYFDPFSPASNPDMWTEAVLARVRRHCREDGEGTLLLTYSAATPTRVTLLLAGFYVGAGVSTGTKGETTVACTRRESLELPLGARWLERWKRSSSRAPHGAQLTPEVEARVLAHPQWR encoded by the coding sequence GTGAGCGCCGGGCCCGAGGCGCCCGTCGTCAATCCGCGCGACGGAGACTTCGAGGTCGTCACCCTGCGCAACGGCGCGCGCGCTGTGCGGCACCTGGGCCATGGCGAGGTGATGCACCCGTCGGTGGGGCCGTGGCAGGAGGCGCTGCGCCTCTATGTGGAGCAGGCGCGGCTGGCCGAGCGGCTGCGCCAGCCGGGCCCGCCGCTGGTCATCCACGACGTGGGCCTGGGGGCCGCCACCAACGCGGTGGCCGCGCTCACCTGCGCGCGCTCGCTGGGCGCGGAGCAGCGGCGCGTGCTGGAGGTGGTGAGCTTCGAGGTGGACCTGGCGCCGCTGCGGCTGGCGCTGGCGGATGCCGCGGGCTTCCCGTTCCTCCAGCCCTTCCGCGAGGCGGCCGAGGCGCTGATGCGCGACGGCCTGTGGGAAGGGGAGGGCATGCGCTGGCGGCTGCTGCTCGGGGACGCGGTGCCCTTCCTGGATGGGGCGCTGCCGGTGGCGGACCTGGTGTACTTCGACCCGTTCTCCCCGGCGTCCAACCCGGACATGTGGACCGAGGCCGTGCTGGCGCGCGTGCGGCGGCACTGCCGCGAGGATGGGGAGGGGACGCTGCTGCTCACGTACAGCGCGGCCACTCCGACGCGGGTGACGCTGCTGCTGGCGGGGTTCTACGTGGGGGCTGGCGTGTCCACGGGGACGAAGGGCGAGACGACGGTGGCGTGTACGCGGCGGGAGTCGCTGGAGCTGCCGCTGGGGGCGCGCTGGCTGGAGCGGTGGAAGCGCTCGTCGTCGCGGGCGCCGCATGGCGCGCAGCTCACGCC
- the tgt gene encoding tRNA guanosine(34) transglycosylase Tgt, with product MAVRFELLTTDPTGARAGVLHTRRGSFATPMFMPVATHAAFRHLGMEEVKETGASILLANTYHLMLRPGADVFRRFGGIHPFMQWDGGVLTDSGGFQIFSLPEDRLITEKGAHFRSFHDNSRQLLSPESSIAMQQAINSEIMMVLDVCIDSRTDEAGTREAMERTHRWAVRSLEAKTKHDTGQAMFGIVQGGVFPNLRDESSAFLTKLPFDGFAIGGLAVGETKAERETMTARATASLPVDKPRYLMGVGTPTDLVEAVLRGVDMFDCIIPTKMAQQGYAYTFQGLVRITRSVFQLDDAPLDAECDCYVCKRYTRGYLQHLMRGKHALGSRMLSVHNVRHYQKLMGRIREGILKGSYDQVARELKAAIATPKDLKEEASAREVTLKEVG from the coding sequence ATGGCCGTACGCTTCGAGCTGCTCACCACCGACCCCACCGGCGCCCGTGCAGGCGTGCTGCACACCCGCCGCGGCTCCTTCGCCACCCCGATGTTCATGCCGGTGGCCACGCACGCCGCCTTCCGGCACCTGGGCATGGAAGAGGTGAAGGAGACGGGCGCCAGCATCCTGCTGGCCAACACCTACCACCTGATGCTCCGGCCCGGCGCCGACGTGTTCCGCCGCTTCGGGGGCATCCACCCCTTCATGCAGTGGGACGGCGGCGTCCTCACGGACTCGGGCGGGTTCCAGATCTTCTCCCTGCCCGAGGACCGGCTGATTACGGAGAAGGGCGCCCACTTCCGCAGCTTCCATGACAACAGCCGTCAGCTGTTGAGCCCCGAGTCGAGCATCGCCATGCAGCAGGCGATCAACTCGGAAATCATGATGGTGCTGGACGTGTGCATCGACTCGCGCACGGACGAGGCGGGCACGCGCGAGGCCATGGAGCGCACCCACCGCTGGGCGGTGCGCAGCCTGGAGGCGAAGACGAAGCACGACACCGGACAGGCGATGTTCGGCATCGTCCAGGGTGGCGTGTTCCCGAACCTGCGGGACGAGAGCTCGGCGTTCCTGACGAAGCTGCCCTTCGACGGCTTCGCCATCGGCGGGCTGGCGGTGGGCGAGACGAAGGCGGAGCGCGAGACGATGACGGCGCGCGCCACCGCGTCGCTGCCCGTGGACAAGCCGCGCTACCTGATGGGCGTGGGCACCCCCACGGACCTGGTGGAGGCGGTGCTGCGCGGCGTGGACATGTTCGACTGCATCATCCCCACGAAGATGGCGCAGCAGGGCTACGCCTATACCTTCCAGGGGCTGGTGCGGATTACGCGCAGCGTGTTCCAGCTGGATGACGCGCCGCTGGACGCGGAGTGCGACTGCTACGTGTGCAAGCGCTACACGCGCGGCTACCTGCAGCACCTGATGCGCGGCAAGCACGCGCTGGGCTCGCGCATGCTGTCGGTGCACAACGTGCGGCACTACCAGAAGCTGATGGGCCGCATCCGCGAGGGCATCCTGAAGGGCTCGTACGACCAGGTGGCCCGCGAGCTGAAGGCCGCCATCGCCACGCCCAAGGACCTGAAGGAAGAGGCGAGCGCCCGCGAGGTGACGCTGAAGGAGGTCGGGTGA
- a CDS encoding ABC-F family ATP-binding cassette domain-containing protein, which yields MFNVINVSKAYGPKKLFEEVNVTFSPGRRYGLTGPNGAGKSTFMKILAGDEEADMGNIVRPRKLGILRQDHFRYENDRVLDVVLMGNKPLWAAMSEKNALLAKSDITEEDGNRLGELEGVIAEEDGYSAESDAATLLAGLGIDQAFHEGPMRQLTGGLKLRVLLAQALFGKPEGLLLDEPTNNLDIDSIRWLENFLHEYEGVLITISHDRHFLNSICTHIADIDYEAIIQYNGGYDDMVRQKSQLRTRVESETEEKKKKILQLQDFVARFHAGTRASQVQSRIKQIEKLKTEDLKRSNIARPFIRFDQKVPSGKQTLMIEGIHKSFDGQKVIKPFNALVCKGEKVCVIGRNGVGKSTLVRMIAGQLEPDGGKIGWGHQASVGYLPQDHHGVVRKGTTCFGWLRDLHDKLTNEEISGVLGRMLFSGEERMKNTDTLSGGETVRLLLSKLMIMQDNVLVLDEPTNHLDLESIAALAEGLQKYEGTVIVVTHDQELISEVATRIWSLQQGQEVMDFNGPYSEFLEKHADVAARRR from the coding sequence ATGTTCAACGTCATCAACGTCTCCAAGGCCTACGGGCCCAAGAAGCTCTTCGAGGAGGTCAACGTCACCTTCTCGCCGGGCCGTCGCTACGGCCTGACCGGTCCCAACGGGGCCGGGAAGTCCACGTTCATGAAGATCCTCGCCGGAGACGAGGAAGCGGACATGGGCAACATCGTCCGGCCTCGCAAGCTGGGCATCCTCCGCCAGGACCACTTCCGCTACGAGAACGACCGCGTCCTCGACGTGGTGCTCATGGGCAACAAGCCCCTGTGGGCGGCCATGTCGGAGAAGAACGCGCTGCTGGCCAAGTCGGACATCACCGAGGAGGACGGCAACCGGCTGGGCGAGCTGGAGGGCGTCATCGCCGAGGAGGACGGCTACTCCGCGGAGAGCGACGCGGCCACCCTGCTGGCGGGCCTCGGCATCGACCAGGCCTTCCACGAGGGCCCGATGCGGCAGCTCACCGGCGGCCTGAAGCTGCGCGTGCTGCTCGCGCAGGCGCTGTTCGGCAAGCCCGAGGGGCTGCTGCTCGACGAGCCCACGAACAACCTCGACATCGACTCCATCCGCTGGCTGGAGAACTTCCTGCACGAGTACGAGGGCGTGCTCATCACCATCAGCCACGACCGGCACTTCCTCAACTCCATCTGCACGCACATCGCTGACATCGATTACGAAGCCATCATCCAGTACAACGGTGGCTACGACGACATGGTGCGCCAGAAGTCGCAGCTGCGCACCCGCGTGGAGTCGGAGACGGAGGAGAAGAAGAAGAAGATCCTCCAGCTCCAGGACTTCGTGGCGCGCTTCCACGCCGGCACCCGCGCCTCGCAGGTGCAGAGCCGCATCAAGCAGATCGAGAAGCTGAAGACGGAGGACCTGAAGCGCTCCAACATCGCGCGCCCGTTCATCCGCTTCGACCAGAAGGTCCCCAGCGGCAAGCAGACGCTGATGATTGAAGGCATCCACAAGTCCTTCGACGGCCAGAAGGTCATCAAGCCGTTCAACGCCCTGGTGTGCAAGGGCGAGAAGGTCTGCGTCATCGGCCGCAACGGCGTGGGCAAGTCCACGCTGGTGAGGATGATTGCCGGACAGCTGGAGCCGGATGGCGGGAAGATTGGCTGGGGCCATCAGGCCTCGGTGGGCTACCTGCCGCAGGACCACCACGGCGTCGTCCGCAAGGGCACCACCTGCTTCGGCTGGCTGCGGGACTTGCACGACAAGCTCACCAACGAGGAGATCTCCGGCGTGCTGGGCCGGATGCTCTTCTCCGGTGAGGAGCGGATGAAGAACACGGACACCCTCTCCGGTGGTGAGACGGTGCGCCTGCTCCTGTCCAAGCTGATGATCATGCAGGACAACGTGCTGGTGCTGGACGAGCCCACCAACCACCTGGACCTCGAGTCCATCGCCGCGCTGGCCGAAGGCCTCCAGAAGTACGAGGGCACGGTCATCGTCGTGACGCACGACCAGGAGCTCATCTCCGAGGTGGCCACCCGCATCTGGTCGCTCCAGCAGGGCCAGGAGGTGATGGACTTCAACGGCCCCTACTCGGAGTTCCTGGAGAAGCACGCGGACGTCGCGGCCCGCCGCCGGTAG
- a CDS encoding chitobiase/beta-hexosaminidase C-terminal domain-containing protein, protein MSLKTSWSLRCAALLLTAQVVSACTGGGEPNPPPGQDTTAPTTRATPAGGSFSALVAVALACDDGAGSGCAATYFTVDGSEPGTSSPQYREPFTLAANTTVRFFSVDKAGNTEGAKSEQYTFTSGQDTQAPTTVANPAGGSFNSPRSVALTCDDGTGTGCAATYFTLDGSIPSESSTRYTAALAISATTTLRFFSVDRAGNAEGVRRERYVLDTEPPTVAASPRGGTYGATRVVTLTCDDGDGAGCAAIHYTLDGSIPSASSPVYTAPFTLQATTRVRFLAVDLAGNASDAVTELYTLDGTGPVTTATPRGGTFHAAFTVSLACDDGTGTGCAATYFTTNGAAPTRSSERFAGPITISGNTTLRFFSVDAADNDGPVVTETYVLDQAAPVTRATPPGRSYAGEQLVTLTCEDAAGTGCVATYYTLDGSAPTTTSPLYVAPVRVASSLTLRFFSVDQAGNVETPRTEPYVIDRVPPTAAATPPGGTYATVQQVTLTCADGTGSGCASIHYTLDGSTPTVGSAAYQAPLQLASNVTLRFFAVDAVGNRGEVQTQQYSIDTSAPLTTASPAGGTFGGDTQVTLTCDDGQGGTGCAVTRYTDDGTAPTDTSPRYTGPIAVTSTRTLRFFSVDTAGNREPTRVATFTVDRVAPTTTPSLRGGNYTTPVTVSLSCLDAGGSTCAATHLTLDGSTPTTASPRYTGPITFQANTTTTLRFFSVDALGNAEAVKTESFLVDTAPPLTTAAPRGGTYRAAQDVVLTCNDGAGVGCGAVFHTTDPAAPKGSFFLYSGPIRVSANTTLRFYSEDALGNSEPVRSETYVIDTVAPTVSASPRGGAYPNGQQVTFTCGDAGSGCAAIHYTTNGGTPDTSSPRYEGLLFINTNTTLRFIAVDAAGNSSAVVTETYTFTNDITPPVTTASPPGGAFTGAFTVALSCADNVGGTGCAGSYYTLDGTAPTTGSTRYTGAITISSNTTLRFRSADAAGNLEAAKTETYTLDTTRPQTVATPAGGSYQGPVTVTLSCSDTGSGCRETRYTTDGSPVNGASPLYTAPLTLTQTTTLRFFSVDQAGNMETPRVEQYELPAGNASAQIAAVRSTVDGPASLPVEGAIITYVKPGVGNLTNDPAGFFLQAERTGPALFVEVDPTQLFPPPQAGMRVNVIVSSKWISGGMVRTNISSYSVQSSGFPLSTFIQDVSNVDLPSVVWGYEAELITLNGTVTGAFFSAGTGHSQASLATAGVPEGSTSAISFRLRMVETVREQLDVTQGCTVSIVSPLWVFVNLTSMATQPSVWEASQVTSLTCPGPKVTSAQATGQGTVAVRFDRKLDPASILASGSQFSIPGLPVTGATLINSREVWVSTGAQVPRQAYTVTVAATVRDTRGIGVSSMGNASTFRGWVTPAVLRITEVAPGVTFGRDLVEFFVLQGGTTEGMTLVDLSTSSTPLATLPDVTVATGDLIVMHLNPDRTPGVDAPASETFSKTEFPQFTYASNYDSAWDFQGGTSGVSQGNRVLRIRDSLGNTQDALAAVATGNVTAAYLPFLQGLQAEGLWLPSDCAGALCTYSTFPSAHDVSFNWTGAFPSGGRTTTVGRIIAGDSNQASDWAVGPGTLGVLNP, encoded by the coding sequence ATGTCGTTGAAAACTTCCTGGTCGCTTCGCTGTGCCGCGCTGTTGCTGACCGCGCAGGTGGTGAGCGCCTGTACCGGTGGTGGGGAGCCCAATCCCCCGCCGGGGCAGGACACCACCGCGCCCACGACGCGGGCCACGCCCGCCGGCGGCAGCTTCTCCGCGCTGGTGGCGGTGGCGCTGGCATGTGACGACGGCGCGGGCAGCGGCTGCGCGGCCACGTACTTCACGGTGGATGGCTCCGAGCCCGGCACCAGCTCGCCTCAGTACCGCGAGCCCTTCACGCTGGCCGCCAACACCACGGTGCGCTTCTTCTCCGTGGACAAGGCGGGCAACACCGAAGGGGCGAAGAGCGAGCAGTACACCTTCACCAGTGGCCAGGACACGCAGGCGCCCACCACCGTGGCCAACCCGGCGGGCGGCTCCTTCAACAGCCCCCGCAGCGTGGCGCTGACGTGCGACGACGGCACGGGCACCGGCTGCGCGGCCACGTACTTCACGCTCGACGGCAGCATTCCCTCGGAGTCCTCCACGCGCTACACGGCGGCGCTGGCCATCTCCGCCACCACCACGCTGCGCTTCTTCTCAGTGGACCGCGCGGGCAATGCGGAGGGCGTGCGCCGCGAGCGCTACGTGCTGGACACCGAGCCGCCCACGGTGGCCGCCTCGCCGCGGGGTGGCACGTACGGGGCCACGCGCGTCGTCACGCTGACGTGTGACGACGGGGACGGCGCCGGCTGTGCCGCCATCCACTACACCCTCGACGGCTCCATCCCCTCGGCGTCCTCGCCCGTGTACACCGCGCCCTTCACGCTGCAGGCCACCACCCGCGTGCGCTTCCTCGCGGTGGACCTGGCGGGCAACGCGTCCGACGCGGTGACGGAGCTGTACACGCTGGACGGCACGGGCCCCGTCACCACGGCGACGCCCCGGGGGGGCACCTTCCACGCCGCCTTCACCGTGTCGCTGGCCTGCGATGACGGCACCGGCACCGGCTGCGCGGCCACGTACTTCACCACCAACGGTGCCGCGCCCACGCGCAGCTCCGAGCGCTTCGCCGGCCCCATCACCATCTCCGGCAACACCACGCTGCGCTTCTTCTCCGTGGACGCGGCGGACAACGACGGTCCGGTGGTGACGGAGACGTACGTGCTGGACCAGGCCGCGCCCGTCACCCGGGCCACGCCGCCGGGCCGCTCGTATGCCGGCGAGCAGCTGGTGACGCTCACGTGCGAGGACGCCGCCGGCACCGGGTGCGTGGCCACCTACTACACGCTGGACGGCTCGGCTCCCACCACCACGTCGCCGCTGTACGTGGCGCCGGTGCGCGTCGCCTCCAGCCTCACGCTGCGCTTCTTCTCCGTGGACCAGGCGGGCAACGTGGAGACGCCGCGCACCGAGCCGTACGTCATCGACAGGGTGCCGCCCACGGCCGCGGCGACTCCTCCGGGTGGCACCTACGCCACCGTGCAGCAGGTGACGCTCACCTGCGCGGATGGCACGGGCAGCGGGTGCGCCAGCATCCACTACACCCTGGACGGGTCCACGCCCACGGTGGGCTCGGCCGCGTACCAGGCGCCGCTGCAGCTCGCGTCCAACGTCACGCTGCGCTTCTTCGCGGTGGACGCCGTGGGCAACCGGGGCGAAGTGCAGACCCAGCAGTACTCCATCGACACCTCGGCGCCGCTGACGACGGCCAGCCCGGCGGGCGGCACGTTCGGCGGAGACACGCAGGTGACGCTCACGTGCGACGACGGGCAGGGCGGCACGGGCTGTGCGGTGACGCGCTACACGGATGACGGCACGGCGCCCACGGACACCTCGCCGCGCTACACGGGCCCCATCGCCGTGACGTCCACGCGCACGCTGCGCTTCTTCTCCGTGGACACCGCGGGCAACCGCGAGCCGACCCGGGTGGCGACCTTCACCGTCGACAGGGTGGCCCCCACCACCACGCCGAGCCTGCGCGGCGGCAACTACACGACTCCGGTGACGGTGTCGCTGTCCTGCCTGGACGCCGGAGGCAGCACCTGCGCCGCCACGCACCTCACCCTGGATGGCTCCACGCCCACGACGGCCTCCCCGCGCTACACGGGGCCCATCACCTTCCAGGCCAACACCACCACCACGCTGCGCTTCTTCTCCGTGGATGCGCTGGGCAACGCCGAGGCCGTGAAGACGGAGAGCTTCCTCGTCGACACGGCGCCGCCACTCACCACGGCCGCGCCCCGGGGCGGGACCTACCGCGCCGCGCAGGACGTGGTGCTCACCTGCAACGACGGCGCGGGCGTGGGCTGCGGCGCCGTCTTCCACACCACGGACCCCGCCGCGCCCAAGGGCTCCTTCTTCCTCTACAGCGGGCCCATCCGTGTCTCGGCCAACACCACGCTGCGCTTCTATTCCGAGGACGCGCTGGGCAACTCCGAGCCCGTGAGGTCGGAGACCTACGTCATCGACACGGTGGCGCCCACCGTCTCCGCCAGCCCTCGGGGGGGCGCGTACCCCAACGGGCAGCAGGTGACGTTCACCTGCGGCGATGCGGGCAGCGGGTGCGCCGCCATCCACTACACGACGAACGGCGGCACGCCTGACACCAGCTCTCCCCGGTACGAGGGCCTGCTGTTCATCAACACCAATACGACGCTGCGCTTCATCGCCGTGGACGCCGCGGGCAACAGCAGCGCCGTGGTGACGGAGACGTACACCTTCACCAATGACATCACGCCGCCGGTGACGACGGCCTCGCCTCCGGGCGGCGCCTTCACGGGCGCCTTCACGGTGGCGCTGAGCTGCGCGGACAACGTCGGTGGCACCGGCTGCGCAGGGTCGTACTACACGCTCGACGGCACCGCGCCGACGACGGGCAGCACGCGCTACACCGGGGCCATCACCATCTCCTCCAACACCACCCTCCGCTTCCGGTCTGCGGACGCGGCGGGCAACCTGGAGGCGGCGAAGACCGAGACGTACACGCTCGACACCACGCGGCCGCAGACGGTGGCCACGCCCGCGGGCGGCTCGTACCAGGGCCCGGTCACCGTGACGCTGTCGTGCTCGGACACGGGCAGCGGCTGCCGCGAGACGCGCTACACCACGGACGGCTCGCCGGTGAACGGCGCCTCGCCCCTGTACACGGCGCCGCTCACGCTCACCCAGACGACGACGCTGCGGTTCTTCTCCGTGGACCAGGCGGGCAACATGGAGACGCCGCGGGTCGAGCAGTACGAGCTGCCCGCGGGCAATGCCTCCGCCCAGATTGCCGCCGTGCGCAGCACGGTGGACGGCCCGGCGAGCCTGCCGGTGGAGGGCGCCATCATCACCTACGTGAAGCCCGGCGTCGGCAACCTCACCAATGACCCCGCGGGCTTCTTCCTCCAGGCCGAGCGCACGGGCCCGGCCCTCTTCGTGGAGGTGGACCCCACGCAGCTCTTCCCGCCGCCCCAGGCGGGCATGCGCGTGAATGTCATCGTCAGCAGCAAGTGGATCTCCGGCGGCATGGTGCGCACGAACATCTCGTCGTACAGCGTGCAGTCCAGCGGCTTCCCGTTGAGCACCTTCATCCAGGACGTGAGCAACGTGGACCTGCCCTCGGTGGTGTGGGGCTACGAGGCCGAGCTCATCACCCTCAACGGCACCGTCACCGGGGCCTTCTTCTCGGCCGGTACCGGCCACTCCCAGGCGTCCCTTGCCACGGCCGGCGTGCCCGAGGGCTCCACGAGCGCCATCTCGTTCCGGCTGCGCATGGTGGAGACCGTCCGGGAGCAGCTCGACGTGACGCAGGGCTGCACGGTGAGCATCGTCTCGCCGCTGTGGGTCTTCGTGAACCTCACGTCGATGGCCACCCAGCCCTCCGTGTGGGAGGCCTCGCAGGTCACCTCGCTGACGTGCCCGGGCCCGAAGGTGACGAGCGCCCAGGCCACGGGCCAGGGCACGGTCGCCGTTCGCTTCGACCGGAAGCTCGACCCCGCCAGCATCCTGGCGAGCGGGAGCCAGTTCTCCATCCCCGGCCTGCCGGTGACCGGGGCCACCCTCATCAACAGCCGGGAGGTCTGGGTGAGCACGGGCGCCCAGGTGCCGCGCCAGGCGTACACGGTGACCGTCGCCGCGACGGTGCGGGACACGCGGGGCATCGGGGTGTCGTCCATGGGCAATGCCTCCACCTTCAGGGGCTGGGTGACTCCGGCCGTGCTGCGCATCACCGAGGTGGCGCCCGGCGTGACCTTCGGCCGCGACCTGGTGGAGTTCTTCGTGCTGCAGGGCGGCACCACGGAAGGGATGACGCTGGTGGACCTGAGCACCTCCAGCACGCCGCTGGCCACCCTGCCGGATGTCACCGTGGCCACGGGCGACCTCATCGTCATGCACCTCAACCCGGACCGGACGCCGGGGGTGGATGCTCCGGCCTCGGAGACCTTCAGCAAGACCGAGTTCCCGCAGTTCACCTATGCCTCGAACTACGACTCGGCCTGGGACTTCCAGGGGGGGACCTCCGGCGTCAGCCAGGGCAACCGCGTGCTGCGCATCCGGGACTCGCTGGGCAACACCCAGGACGCGCTCGCCGCGGTCGCGACCGGCAACGTCACCGCGGCCTACCTTCCGTTCCTCCAGGGGCTCCAGGCGGAGGGGCTGTGGCTCCCGTCCGACTGCGCCGGCGCGCTGTGCACGTACAGCACGTTCCCGTCGGCCCATGACGTCTCCTTCAACTGGACCGGCGCCTTCCCCAGCGGTGGCCGGACGACCACGGTGGGCCGCATCATTGCCGGTGACAGCAACCAGGCTTCCGACTGGGCGGTGGGGCCGGGCACGCTGGGCGTCCTCAATCCGTAG
- a CDS encoding YihY/virulence factor BrkB family protein yields MVLPGKGMGWMEFFKALKAEWTRDDVGDVAGALTFRVILALFPFLLFLVSLAGVIIDPAQAKVLIEELSKVAPQEVTNILGERINSLAESNPVGLLTVGGVGAVWASAGGVVALMEALNKVYGVEETRPFYKVRGIALVVTLGGAAVAILAALAVVVTPAIADKLGPLGTVLTWLRIPVAGLIMMFLLAVLFYLLPNVKQRFRFITPGSVVAVIIWVLASWGFSKYVANFGKYDVNYGAIGGVIVLLLWMWISAQVILLGAEINAILEHRSPEGKAPGQRAPEEGKAVAATKSELEEGGAKLPGAPAFRPVVDPVTGQATGSRAPPPRLAQTPLAAAAKWAAGLGLGLFMVRRNTAR; encoded by the coding sequence ATGGTGCTCCCTGGCAAGGGCATGGGCTGGATGGAGTTCTTCAAGGCCCTCAAGGCGGAATGGACGCGTGACGACGTGGGAGACGTCGCGGGAGCGCTGACGTTCCGGGTGATTCTGGCGCTCTTCCCGTTCCTGCTGTTCCTGGTGTCGCTGGCGGGCGTCATCATCGACCCGGCCCAGGCGAAGGTGCTCATCGAGGAGCTCTCCAAGGTCGCGCCGCAGGAGGTGACGAACATCCTGGGCGAGCGCATCAACTCGCTGGCGGAGAGCAACCCGGTGGGGCTCCTGACGGTGGGCGGCGTGGGCGCCGTCTGGGCGTCGGCGGGCGGGGTGGTGGCGCTGATGGAGGCGCTGAACAAGGTCTACGGGGTGGAGGAGACGCGGCCCTTCTACAAGGTGCGCGGCATTGCCCTGGTGGTGACGCTGGGCGGGGCGGCGGTGGCCATCCTCGCGGCGCTGGCGGTGGTGGTGACGCCGGCCATCGCCGACAAGCTCGGGCCCCTGGGGACGGTGCTCACCTGGCTGCGCATCCCGGTGGCCGGCCTCATCATGATGTTCCTGCTGGCGGTGCTGTTCTACCTGCTGCCGAACGTGAAGCAGCGGTTCCGGTTCATCACCCCCGGCTCCGTGGTGGCCGTCATCATCTGGGTGCTGGCCTCGTGGGGGTTCTCCAAGTACGTGGCCAACTTCGGCAAGTACGACGTGAACTACGGCGCCATCGGCGGCGTCATCGTCCTGCTGCTGTGGATGTGGATCTCCGCGCAGGTCATCCTGCTGGGCGCGGAGATCAACGCCATCCTCGAGCACCGCTCGCCGGAGGGGAAGGCGCCGGGCCAGCGGGCTCCGGAAGAGGGCAAGGCGGTGGCGGCCACCAAGTCGGAGCTGGAGGAGGGTGGGGCGAAGCTGCCCGGCGCGCCCGCCTTCCGCCCCGTGGTGGACCCCGTGACGGGCCAGGCGACGGGCTCCCGGGCTCCGCCGCCGAGGCTGGCGCAGACGCCGCTGGCCGCGGCGGCCAAGTGGGCCGCGGGCCTGGGCCTGGGCCTGTTCATGGTGCGCCGCAACACCGCGCGCTGA